The DNA window tgatgtaaacagtcctccagCAGTTGGATTGTagtgtattcactttatttctgtatgttatttttgtatgcttaatgccatgcttgctatggcattTTGTTGtacaataaagattgattgattgattgattgattgattgagtgagtgattgagtgattgattgattgattgattgattgattgattgattgattgattgagtgattgagtgattgatggagtgattgattgatggattgattgattgattgattgattgattgattgattgattgattaacggGTCTATAGAATCGTGTAAATGAAACTGTGCAAAGTTCCATGTTGGCAAAGACGCCAGTTTccatatatattaataatctGAAGTCTTTCTTATTTCTTAATTACTGTTTaggttacaatgtaacaataagTGCACCTCATATGGTAAGTTATAAAAGTGAGACAATTCTAGAAAGCATTGATATGACAGATAGAGTGATATGTGGACTAATGATAAGGATGTCTGCCAGAGGAAAGAGGAGCACTGAAGGAAAAGAAGTGGAAGATTTATTAAAAATATGGAAAGAGTGGATATAGTCATATTGAAACTAATCACTTTCAATAGTTTGGGTTTCAATTTCTTCTTTTTATAACATACACTGAGATGAGAAACAATGACAATATCATGGTGATATGAATTATGAGGAACATTGACAATATCAACTGAAAATCTGCTAAAATGTAATACCACCTGTGGGAAAgagataaaatatgtattttttctaAAGAAACATCACATTGTCACTGTTCTGTGTCTGTATCAGTGAAATGATTTCCTTTACTAACATTTTTAGCATGCCCATGCTCTGGAGATTTTAAAAGATAACTTGAATGAGGGTGACTCCGCTTTAGATGTTGGGTCAGGTACTGGCTACTTGACGGCTTGTATGGCAAGTATGGTGAGTTGAAAGATAGGCATATCACTATTAAACTATAAGGGACCTCAATTTGATGATGTAAGATCAGACCATACTGATCAGCAGACCACCTTCATGATCATGTTTGTATATCGTTCCACACTATAGAACAGatctatattacatgtataagaaTTGAATCACAATTGTGCCTCAGTAGTATAAAATTGGGACcgggtaggacagaggttgctGTGTGAAGGATCTTATCCTATGTGCAAGTTATCAAGACAACATAAGCTTGGATTTCATGCTCTCAGGGAAGTTCAGGAAATGTAAAGGGTCGCTTTGTCATGTCTTGGCTTGTCCCATGATCATTCGCCCATTTCTAAATGAAAATTAagaatttgatgaaaaaatgtaagtaaatttgcataatttatgatgcatatatcattatttaatTCGTAGCCTCATGCTGTCTTATAAAAACTCATCATGagttttaatcagattgacaaaAAGTTTGCCGGGTAGACACATCTTGAATTAACACAAGGCTGTTCTTTCTGTTTAGGTTGGAGAGACAGGGATAGCAGTTGGCATTGATCACATTCCAGAACTTGTTGAAAGTTCCAAAGTAAATATCAATAACTGTAACCCAGAACTTATCAGATCAGGCAGACTCAAAATTGTCTGTAAGTATAGTTTCACTTGTACTGCTTGAAAGAAAATATTCTATCTCAAACACTTGCTAACTtgcaaaaattatatttatcatATCAGTAGATGTATTGTCacattgtattttctttttatctaattaaaaaaaaacaagatacatttatttgtttatttaataaaagacttctttgtttgtttgtttgaatttcCCTCGCGGAGCTATTTTTGTACAAACCTAATTAATGCCTATAGGCCTACCATATATACTATTGATCTTTGTCACAATATAAATAAtgtgtctttgtatgtatgtatgtatgtatgtatgtatgtatgtatgtgtgtgtgtgtgtgtgtatgtatgtatgcatgcatgcatgcatgcatgcatgtatgtatgtatgtatgtatgtatgtatgtatgtatgtatgtatgcatatatgtatgtatgtatgtatgtatgtatgttatgtatcaatgcatgcatgcatgcatgcatgtatgtatgtatgtatgtatgtatgtatgtatgtatgtctgtctgtctgtctgtctgtctgtctctgtatgtatgtatgtatgtatgtatgtatgtatgtatgtatgtatgtatgtatgtatgtgtgtgtgtgtgtgtgcattgcAATAGTACAATGGCAAGGAAAGTGATTGTGTCATTATATGTGTCATTCTTaaaactaatgattgtttttaatttgtgtgGATGCATTTGAGAAATTAATTGGACATGAGGAAAGGGATGCTCATCTCTGAAATTATACATTCAAACAATCGGAAGACAAGCAACTGGAATTTGACTGAGGATggtttttttatctttttttgtaCTTGTAGTTGGAGACGGTAGACAGGGATACGCCCCTGATGGTCCATATGATGCTATACATGTTGGTGCAGCACCTGACGTCGTTCCAAAAGCGGTATGTCCTTGAATTGTACTACACATACCAATCTGatcaaaatctgatgttgtgaaagcggctagatgtttttatttacctctatttccattgtgttgtgtcgtttgtttttgttccgggtgattgctgccttcccacatctgaccctgtgtaatagaaattCTCATTCAAATCTAGCGCGTTTGAGAGTGTTCTCTTCAATGAATCAGcttatttctttcaaaaatgcatgtatgcatgtatgcacacacatgcacgcatgcacacattgtatgtatgtatgtatgtatgtatgtatgtatgtatgtatgtatgtatgtatgtatgtatgtatgtgtatgtatgtgtatgtatgtggctGCAGTTGTGTTCATATGTGTTTTTACAATATGGACAATATTGAACATTTCACAAAATCAAGTCCTCTACATCTGTTAACTAACCCACAGTAATGAtgatttttattatcatttttagtTGTTGGATCAACTTAAACCTGGTGGTAGACTTCTTATTCCAGTGGGTCCACAAGGTGGCAACCAAACTTTAGACCGCTATGACAAACCAAAAGATGGCGGAGAACCTAAACGAACAAAATTAATGGGTGTTCGTTATGGACCACTCACCAGCACAGAAAAACAACTGCGAAGattttaaagtatattttttgtacCACTGAATGGTCATGTAAAAGTCAAAACTTAACTGATGCAATTTCCTCTAATGTCGTACTTTGAAAAGACTATAAATCGCAGACTGTCCGATCTGGCTAATATTGGAAGGAATATTGTGTACAGTCTcttaaaaatatgtaataacagCCGTTTCGAAGATACAGTTCATCACCAAAGTTAAGTTCCATAAAATCTGgcagtttgtatttttttccaaatataaaaaaagacatCAATTCGGATGTGGCGTTTGAGAAGTTTTCAAAAAGTGGTGTATACCCACCCAATGTATAGATCGTATATATCCAAGTTTATAAGATTTGTCTTCTAATtctattgatttgaaataaacagaTTTCTTTTCTGACAGATTTAAAATACTGTGTCATTCATTGcttgttaatattcaaattaatgcTCATCCTAGTTTTACCCTGTCAACTGAGGACCAAGGTGCTCAGTTTGGGTCCAAATCCTTCACACCCCACATATCAAATGGATTACCCCAAGACAACCTTATATTTCTTCCCTACAAGATTCACTCCATCAAAACTCTATCAAAGGACACTACAGGCTGTTTCATTCACGTTAAAAAATTAGACTTTTTTTCAAGTTCATGAGATTCCTCTTTAATCCTACCAACATAAAATTCAAAAACCTTGCAGGATCAAAGTGTCCAAAAACCTTGACAATTAAAGTGAACATATGGAAGTCATAACTTGTATTATCAATTTTGATTCAGAAACGTGTATTGAAAATGATTAATAGCCAAAGTTGCCTTGTGCTAGTACATGCATTATAACATAGTCCTTGTAACATTGCATTTGATGGGTTATATGATTAAATCTCACTATATCTACTCAATAGGTCTTTCcatagtctctgttacccagatTCTCATCACTGCGGGCTCTGCTATgagaccacccagacgagagtctggggaaatgTAACCACAATCGCCTGCACTGGATCTCTTACCCAGAGCaatgcatgctggggaatacttcacatcCAACAATCCAGGTACCTTTGCGAAATATTATCATGTGTCGTCAAGTGACTGATACatcttaattacaacaaacaggcaTCATAAACCCATTTTTCATGACTTGACAGAAATGTACTGTATGACTTCTGGTGCGGGCGACTTTGGATTACATTTCCCCAGATTCTCATCTGGGTGGTCTCAGTCTAGTTAACCAATGTTATCAAACATTCAAACACATACAACAACACCTACAGGAAACCAACCACAAACATATATGCTTGCACCAAAATAGCTTGTTTATTGAGAATTACAAAGTCATAGTAAATATCATACCAAAGATTTATAAAGCATACATCATAGCACATAGAAATCCAATGGGTCTCAAATAAACTTTGCATTATAGCTAGTATGTGCATCATGTTCAATTCAATCCCGTAAATAAATGTTGGCTCAGTATAATCTAAAAATTCTGTATTTTAGAATATTTTGGTTCCAAATGAAATACTTGAAGTATTGCACATAAAAATTCCTATTATTTGGTTATTGTGTAAACCACCCTTTtatcaaatataacaatattggtaTTAGAATATACTAAAACACAATTTGAATACTTTTGAATTATCATATTTGTTTTAGTGACCTTCAATAAACAACAGAATCAAAACCGACATTTCtttgatttgaataaatttgcaACTTTCTTTACATATCTATCCTCTTTAGAGTCATTTGATACTACAAATTTGACAAGCTTACTGACAAAACATTCACACATGGCTAAATACCATATCTAAAGAGTCACCTGCACTGAGCATTTTGCTTGCATTGAAAAAGTTACTAAAAATTTGGAAAGTTTTCAGAAGATCAAATAGATGACAAAACCCAGGTTTTACCACCAAAGCTCCAATAACtaaatgatatatgttgtatattaaGTACTCCTATTTTTTGAACTTGGCTAAAATGTTGGTATGGGTTTATTCTGAACTTTTGCTATATAATTTAAGTTGTTTGTTTTAAGTCATAGATACATTTATTGTCAGACCATCGCTATAGCAAGTACAGTAGTCTGTGATTGACCATTACTTTGTTTTAGCTTCACTGACCACTGTAAACTTCATACCATGCTTGTCGAGATTCTCTATCAGCTTGGTGTTTGCAAAGGCTGCCCCAGGTGAGTAAACACCACCActgcaacaaacaaacatacaaacacaatataacaataataattgtCTGCAATTAAACACTACTGTCTatgatgatacatgtataacataatgTCCTGTAACCcttgacaactgtcaatcactATAACTGCTATTGTCAACATGCATGTCTCTGctatatataaaatgacaaaatcacaCTGCACAAAAGTTCACGTATCTGTGAAATGACAAAACATAACCACTAGATGTTAACTTTTTCCAGTAAATAACAGAACAGGTTTATACACTGTACCATATACCTACCTATCAGGCAGTGCTTCTTGCTCAGAGAGTAATGTCAGACCAGCTTGTACAATGGCAATAGGAGTGGCCACATAACCTGGCTCTGTAatgaaaacaacacaaaaaacaaaaacaaataaacatataaacaaCTAGATAAATGAGTATCAGAACATAAGTAACAATCAAATGAAGCAATGAACAGATAGATAAcagaaataataaataatgtatttcatttttcactcactcactcactcacttgcttgcacactcactcacacccactcactcactcactcactcactcactcactctcactgattgattgattgactgactgactgactgatgcaATCAATCAGtacactttgtttgtttgttatgttaTGATACATATTATGATAATACCTAAATGTGATGCATGCTATTCTCTACATATCAACATTTGTACTGATATTGATAATGACATACCTGAATCTGTCAAAATACTGACACTGTGTTTGACATCTGAGGAGATTCCTGATACACACATTCACAGATTTACATATCAAACATTTACTATGACTACTTATTATCCTTTTTGTGTGTAAGAGTGCAATGCTACAATAAAGTATGTGTGTAGTCATATTTCCCACCTGGTCCTGCTACCTTGGTAAccattttcatatcatttgttGTCATGTTTTCATCTTTCTTACTGAATCCCTCTCCAAAGAATGTCATTGTAAAAGATGTAGTGGCCATCTGTTCTCTGGTTGGTCCTTCATGTGTTACCATGCCAACAGAAAACAACTTAGGAAACTGTGTGACACAAATTGTGCAAAAGAGCAAATTAGTTGatacaatatcacacaatctGATCTATATCACCTGATAAACCAGATTTCTGTTGTAGCTTTAGAGTTCCACACACATGGTGCAGCATGACCACCAAAGGAACTGAGTCTATAGTTGGGTCCAAACAGTAAATACTTGGTCTGATGATCAGTGTGTACAAAGATTAGGCTTCACAGGAAAAGTGTCTTACAAGTAAGACAGTAAAGACAACGTAACACTTTATAGGTGGCCAGGAGAACTTTGTAATCAATTCTGTATTGTACTGGCAACCAGTGACAGTTGTTGAGTATAATGTGTTCACGTTTCACCCACAATTTATTTAGAAAGACAGGTAAATTTATCGACATTAGAATAAAATGGTTGCCAGTTTGAGAACACTGCACTGGCCCAACGGTCAAATAATACAGCCCAAACTCAAATTCTTCAAACAAGGTGCAAGGAGGTATACAGAGTACTTTTCATGTCAAGTCTGTATCACATGTCAAAGTTGTCagagaaataaagtttcataccTTCTCCAGTAGAGTTCTTCCAAACTTAAATTTGGCCAAGACACCAAACATCAAACCAACAACCATCATTGGGATCAGGTAGAGAAGACTTGCTACAGTGAAGTAGGCACCAAACTGAAGCTGCTCAAGATAATGAGAAAGTTAATTATCATGGTGAAAGTATCAATTGGTGAAGTCtaacagagtaaatgaagcaatGTACACTAAACATGATTTGAGACAAATTAGCTGGTCTTGGCTGGCTGACAATCTCATTGCCATGGTTGATAAGCACTATTTGATTGTTGTGAATGTTTTGAATAGCATTCATACTTTACCCAAAACAACATTGCTggaatgtattacatgtatgatattcaCATACTGAGATGCATGTCTGAATATGCATGCACACTCAATAGCACgagacaaacacacatgcatacacgcatgaacgcacgcatgcatgcatgaacaCATgtaaacatgcacacacacgcgcacatgcacacgcacacacacacacacacacacacacacacacacacacacacacacacacaaataagaTATCCTTTCAATCATCTTGGTATAGCTTACTGgtcttttttcttcattttcataCTGGAATCGTTGTGTTCTTCTGACAACTGATGCATCAGCTCCAAGAAATGGTAAGCAATATTTACCCACATCAGGATTGAAAAATAAGGCTCCTCTATAGAAAGCAaacatcatttgataaaataatttgataaaatgaactTTGagcattgtacatttcatctatTGTACCATTTCCTTAACTCTGCTGCTTCCCTGTTTTAATATTGGTTCATAGTCCAGAGATGCAGAGTAGATTTACAGTAGAGGTGTATTGATTTAAGGCAAAGTTGACAGTCAGCTGACATGATAAGAAAGCTTTGACAAACATATTTTATAATGCAATGAATTTACTACAAACATTCTAACCTTTTGGGCAACTTCGGCTCC is part of the Glandiceps talaboti chromosome 2, keGlaTala1.1, whole genome shotgun sequence genome and encodes:
- the LOC144449651 gene encoding protein-L-isoaspartate(D-aspartate) O-methyltransferase-like, with the translated sequence MAIYQTVKEIDLNWWTVDLLVSWSFFKAMAWRSHGTSHQELVDKLKQNDIIKDSRVYDALINVDRGIFAKSNPYMDSPQGIGYNVTISAPHMHAHALEILKDNLNEGDSALDVGSGTGYLTACMASMVGETGIAVGIDHIPELVESSKVNINNCNPELIRSGRLKIVFGDGRQGYAPDGPYDAIHVGAAPDVVPKALLDQLKPGGRLLIPVGPQGGNQTLDRYDKPKDGGEPKRTKLMGVRYGPLTSTEKQLRRF